Proteins from a genomic interval of Burkholderia cepacia GG4:
- a CDS encoding SpoVR family protein has protein sequence MTTRHLHNESRGYAPRPSGDDTAGPAASQQSGRAEPPAPAADLPGAGQKEARMNVAERKPLPCPSDWTFELLEEYDTHISQVAEQYELDIYPIQLELISAEQMMDAYASVGMPVNYRHWSFGKHFLATEKSYRRGQMGLAYEIVINSNPCIAYLMEENTMTMQALVIAHAAYGHNSFFKGNYLFRLWTDAHAIIDYLVYAKNYVAECEERYGLDRVEELLDSCHALMNYGVDRYKRPQKPSLSKEAALRREREAYLQSQVNELWRTLPGKKPELMEEQEGRYPPEPQENLLYFAEKNAPLLEPWEREVIRIVRKIGQYFYPQRQTQVMNEGWATFWHYTLLNTLYNQGKLEDGFMMEFLHSHSNVVYQPPVTKPYYSGINPYALGFSMMSDIRRICEAPTEEDYKWFPEIAGTPWLPAMHYAMRNFKDESFIAQYLSPNLIREMRLFSVLDDDMRDSLEVSAIHDESGYQYVRQALSRQYDIHHREPNIQVWAVNTRGDRSLTLRHFMTDNRHLSNDSEEVLKHMARLWQFDVFLESVDEAGTVRKRYECRYVPPAVRV, from the coding sequence ATGACGACCCGCCATCTGCACAACGAGTCGCGCGGCTACGCGCCGCGCCCTTCCGGCGACGACACGGCCGGCCCTGCCGCATCGCAGCAAAGCGGTCGGGCCGAACCGCCGGCGCCGGCCGCCGACTTGCCCGGTGCCGGGCAAAAGGAAGCGCGTATGAACGTTGCCGAACGCAAGCCGCTGCCGTGCCCGTCCGACTGGACGTTCGAACTGCTCGAGGAATACGACACGCACATCTCGCAGGTCGCCGAGCAATACGAGCTCGACATCTATCCGATCCAGCTCGAACTAATCAGCGCCGAGCAGATGATGGATGCGTACGCGTCGGTCGGGATGCCGGTCAACTATCGCCACTGGTCGTTCGGCAAGCATTTCCTCGCGACCGAGAAGAGCTATCGCCGCGGTCAGATGGGCCTCGCGTACGAAATCGTCATCAACTCGAATCCGTGCATCGCGTATCTGATGGAAGAGAACACGATGACGATGCAGGCGCTCGTCATCGCGCACGCGGCGTACGGACACAACTCCTTCTTCAAGGGTAACTACCTGTTCCGGCTGTGGACCGACGCGCACGCGATCATCGACTATCTCGTGTATGCGAAGAACTACGTCGCCGAATGCGAGGAGCGCTACGGCCTCGATCGCGTCGAGGAACTGCTCGATTCGTGCCATGCGCTGATGAACTACGGCGTCGACCGCTACAAGCGGCCGCAGAAGCCGTCGCTGTCGAAGGAGGCCGCGCTGCGGCGCGAACGCGAGGCGTATCTGCAGTCGCAGGTGAATGAACTGTGGCGCACACTGCCGGGCAAGAAACCCGAGCTGATGGAGGAACAGGAAGGCCGCTATCCGCCGGAACCGCAGGAGAACCTGCTGTATTTCGCGGAGAAGAACGCGCCGCTGCTCGAGCCGTGGGAACGGGAAGTGATCCGCATCGTGCGCAAGATCGGCCAGTATTTCTATCCGCAGCGGCAGACGCAGGTGATGAACGAAGGCTGGGCGACGTTCTGGCACTACACGTTGCTGAATACGCTGTACAACCAGGGCAAGCTGGAAGACGGCTTCATGATGGAGTTCCTGCATTCGCACAGCAACGTGGTCTACCAGCCGCCCGTCACGAAGCCGTACTACAGCGGGATCAATCCGTATGCGCTCGGCTTCTCGATGATGAGCGACATCCGGCGGATCTGCGAAGCGCCGACGGAAGAGGACTACAAGTGGTTTCCCGAGATCGCGGGCACCCCGTGGCTGCCGGCGATGCACTACGCGATGCGCAACTTCAAGGACGAGAGCTTCATCGCGCAGTACCTGTCGCCGAACCTGATCCGCGAGATGCGGCTGTTCTCGGTGCTCGACGACGACATGCGCGATTCGCTCGAGGTGTCGGCGATTCACGACGAATCCGGCTACCAGTATGTCCGGCAGGCGCTGTCTCGGCAGTACGACATCCATCATCGCGAGCCGAACATCCAGGTGTGGGCGGTGAACACGCGCGGTGATCGCAGCCTCACGCTGCGCCACTTCATGACCGACAACCGCCATCTGTCGAACGACAGCGAGGAGGTGCTCAAACACATGGCGCGGCTCTGGCAGTTCGACGTGTTCCTCGAAAGCGTCGACGAGGCCGGTACCGTGCGCAAGCGCTACGAGTGCCGCTACGTGCCGCCGGCGGTGCGGGTTTGA
- a CDS encoding methyl-accepting chemotaxis protein, which yields MVIGNLTIRARIGLTMAFLAVLLGVIGVLGLYGMTRSNEATRDIFTNQMPSAVDVAVAEMYAARERLALDRAALLAGTPDSAAAVERSRAMRTQSDAWWQKYLALPRGAEEDRLAQDVAARRQALQRSCDAFGGIVASGDHDRIGDGAKQLQVLYNDLATASEALRNFQFSDAQTSFDHAESVYETLRVLSIVVLAAGFVAALLSWLTLSRAIGRPLADALAHFDAIAAGDLRRSIVVHRRDEMGQLLDGLAKMQRGLVDTVRAVRGGSESIATAARQIAAGNIDLSSRTEEQASALQETASSMEQLTGTVKQNADNARQASSLAANASEIANKGNTVVGQVVGTMGEINDSSAKIADIIAIIEGIAFQTNILALNAAVEAARAGEEGRGFAVVAGEVRSLAQRSSSAAKEIKALIDASVQRIRTGSTLVHEAGRTMSDVIGAVQRVTDIMGEIAAASEEQSGGIDQVARAVAQMDEVTQQNAALVEEAAAAAQSLDEQAARLRETASVFRIDDEAARPVAAAGTVRHTPRAVPAPAAASDDRDAPPTRVATAAPARRPAAASAAPAAAAVAATAGGDDWETF from the coding sequence ATGGTGATCGGAAACCTGACGATACGTGCGCGCATCGGTTTGACGATGGCGTTTCTCGCGGTGCTGCTGGGTGTGATCGGCGTGCTCGGCCTGTACGGGATGACGCGCTCGAACGAGGCGACGCGCGATATTTTCACGAACCAGATGCCGAGCGCGGTCGATGTGGCGGTTGCGGAAATGTATGCGGCGCGCGAGCGCCTCGCGCTCGATCGGGCCGCGCTGCTGGCCGGCACGCCCGACTCCGCCGCCGCGGTCGAGCGTAGCCGCGCGATGCGCACGCAGTCCGACGCGTGGTGGCAAAAGTACCTTGCGCTGCCGCGCGGCGCGGAGGAAGACCGGCTCGCGCAGGACGTCGCCGCAAGGCGGCAGGCGCTGCAGCGCAGTTGCGACGCGTTCGGCGGCATCGTCGCGTCTGGCGATCACGACCGGATCGGCGATGGCGCGAAGCAACTGCAGGTGCTGTACAACGACCTCGCGACGGCGAGCGAGGCGCTGCGCAATTTCCAGTTCAGCGACGCGCAAACGAGCTTCGATCATGCGGAATCGGTGTACGAAACGCTGCGGGTGCTGTCGATCGTCGTGCTGGCGGCCGGTTTCGTCGCCGCGCTGCTGTCGTGGCTGACGCTGAGCCGTGCGATCGGCCGTCCGCTCGCGGACGCGCTCGCCCATTTCGACGCGATCGCCGCGGGCGACCTGCGCCGCTCGATCGTCGTGCATCGGCGCGACGAAATGGGCCAGCTTCTCGACGGTCTCGCGAAGATGCAGCGCGGGCTGGTCGACACGGTGCGCGCCGTGCGCGGCGGCAGCGAGTCGATCGCGACCGCGGCCCGGCAGATCGCCGCCGGCAACATCGACCTGTCGTCGCGTACGGAAGAGCAGGCGTCCGCGCTGCAGGAGACCGCCTCGAGCATGGAACAACTGACCGGCACCGTGAAGCAGAACGCGGACAATGCGCGGCAGGCAAGCTCGCTGGCCGCGAACGCGTCGGAGATTGCAAACAAGGGCAATACGGTGGTCGGCCAGGTGGTCGGCACGATGGGCGAGATCAACGACAGCTCCGCGAAGATCGCGGACATCATCGCGATCATCGAAGGAATCGCGTTCCAGACCAACATTCTCGCGCTGAATGCGGCCGTCGAAGCCGCGCGAGCCGGCGAGGAAGGGCGCGGCTTCGCGGTCGTCGCGGGCGAGGTGCGCAGCCTCGCGCAGCGTTCGTCAAGCGCGGCCAAGGAGATCAAGGCGCTGATCGACGCGTCGGTGCAGCGCATCCGGACGGGTTCGACGCTGGTCCACGAAGCCGGTCGCACGATGAGCGACGTGATCGGTGCGGTGCAGCGCGTCACGGACATCATGGGCGAAATCGCGGCGGCGTCCGAGGAGCAGAGCGGCGGGATCGACCAGGTCGCGCGCGCGGTCGCGCAGATGGACGAGGTCACGCAGCAGAACGCGGCGCTCGTCGAGGAGGCGGCCGCCGCCGCGCAATCGCTCGACGAACAGGCCGCACGCCTGCGCGAAACGGCGTCGGTGTTCCGGATCGACGACGAAGCCGCACGGCCGGTGGCCGCCGCAGGCACGGTGCGTCACACGCCGCGCGCGGTGCCCGCGCCGGCCGCGGCGAGCGACGATCGCGACGCACCGCCGACGCGCGTGGCGACGGCGGCACCGGCGCGCAGGCCGGCGGCCGCATCGGCTGCGCCCGCAGCGGCAGCGGTTGCCGCGACTGCCGGCGGCGACGACTGGGAGACCTTCTGA
- the rbsK gene encoding ribokinase produces MTAPAAGAGRVTVVGSLNMDLVVRAPRLPLPGETLAGHAYAQAAGGKGGNQAIAAARLGAQVAMIGCVGADAHGAALRAGLEAEGIDCARLATSATASTGVALIVVDDASQNTIVIVAGANGDVTTDTVARHDAALAATDVLICQLETPPDAVFAALSAGRRHGRTVVLNPAPAVAPLPDGWLPLVDYLIPNEVEAAALTGLPVRDPADAETAARALQAAGARNVLITLGARGVLALTADGAARHYPAPVVPAVDTTAAGDTFIGGFAARLAAGADVDTAIRFAQRAAALSVTRAGAQPSIPTLAELAD; encoded by the coding sequence GTGACGGCGCCCGCAGCGGGCGCCGGCCGCGTGACGGTGGTCGGCAGCCTCAACATGGATCTCGTGGTGCGCGCGCCGCGGCTGCCGCTGCCGGGCGAAACGCTCGCCGGCCATGCGTACGCGCAGGCGGCGGGCGGCAAGGGCGGCAACCAGGCCATCGCGGCCGCGCGGCTCGGCGCGCAGGTCGCGATGATCGGCTGCGTCGGCGCGGATGCGCACGGCGCGGCGCTGCGAGCCGGCCTTGAAGCGGAGGGCATCGACTGTGCGCGGCTCGCGACGAGCGCGACGGCGTCGACGGGCGTCGCGCTGATCGTCGTCGACGACGCGAGCCAGAACACGATCGTGATCGTCGCGGGCGCCAACGGCGACGTCACGACCGACACGGTGGCACGGCACGACGCCGCGCTGGCCGCGACCGACGTGCTGATCTGCCAGCTCGAGACGCCGCCGGACGCCGTGTTCGCGGCGCTGTCGGCCGGGCGACGGCACGGCCGCACGGTCGTGCTCAATCCGGCGCCGGCCGTCGCGCCGCTGCCGGACGGCTGGCTGCCGCTCGTCGATTACCTGATCCCGAACGAAGTCGAGGCGGCCGCGCTGACCGGCCTGCCGGTGCGTGATCCAGCCGATGCCGAAACCGCCGCGCGCGCGCTGCAGGCGGCCGGGGCGCGCAATGTGCTGATCACGCTCGGCGCGCGCGGCGTGCTCGCGCTGACGGCCGACGGCGCGGCGCGCCACTATCCGGCGCCGGTCGTGCCGGCCGTCGACACGACGGCGGCCGGCGATACCTTCATCGGCGGCTTTGCCGCGCGGCTTGCGGCCGGCGCGGACGTCGACACGGCGATTCGCTTCGCGCAACGCGCGGCGGCACTGTCGGTGACGCGCGCAGGCGCGCAGCCGTCGATTCCCACGCTCGCCGAACTGGCCGATTAG
- a CDS encoding PrkA family serine protein kinase, producing the protein MDIYSSFANRFEKTREEEFSLEEYLALCKNDPSAYATAGERMLAAIGEPEQIDTRIDPRLSRIFANKVIKVYPAFREFYGMEEVIEQVVAYFRHAAQGLEEKKQILYLLGPVGGGKSSIAERLKQLMERVPFYSLKGSPVNESPLGLFDYDEDGPILEEQYGIPRRYLKSILSPWAVKRLHEYNGDIRQFRVVRRFPSILRQIGIAKTEPGDENNQDISSLVGKVDIRKLEQYAQDDADAYSYSGGLCLANQGLLEFVEMFKAPIKVLHPLLTATQEGNFKGTEGFGAIPFDGVILAHSNESEWKAFRNNRNNEALLDRIFVVKVPYCLRVSEESKIYEKLIRNSSLAEAVCAPGTLKMMSQFSVLSRLHEPENSSLFSKMQVYDGENLKDTDPKAKSYQEYRDYAGVDEGMTGVSTRFAFKILSRVFNFDSSEVAANPVHLMYVLEQQIEREQFPPETEQKYLSFVKDVLASRYAEFIGKEIQTAYLESYSEYGQNIFDRYVTYADFWIQDQEFRDHDTGESFDRAALNAELEKIEKPAGISNPKDYRNEIVNFVLRARAANAGKNPVWTSYEKLRVVIEKKMFSNTEELLPVISFNAKGSAEEQRKHEDFVNRMVAKGYTPKQVRLLCDWYLRVRKSS; encoded by the coding sequence ATGGATATTTACAGCAGCTTCGCGAACCGCTTCGAAAAAACGCGAGAGGAAGAGTTCTCGCTGGAGGAGTACCTCGCGCTCTGCAAGAACGATCCGTCAGCGTATGCCACGGCAGGCGAACGCATGCTGGCTGCAATCGGGGAACCCGAACAAATCGATACCCGCATCGACCCGCGCCTGTCGCGGATCTTCGCGAACAAGGTTATCAAGGTCTATCCCGCGTTCCGTGAGTTCTACGGAATGGAGGAGGTGATCGAGCAGGTGGTCGCGTACTTCCGCCACGCTGCGCAAGGGCTTGAAGAGAAGAAGCAAATCCTCTACCTGCTCGGCCCGGTGGGCGGCGGCAAGTCGTCGATCGCCGAGCGCCTGAAGCAACTGATGGAGCGCGTGCCGTTCTATTCGCTGAAGGGTTCGCCCGTCAACGAATCGCCGCTCGGGCTGTTCGACTACGACGAGGACGGCCCGATCCTCGAAGAGCAATACGGCATTCCGCGCCGCTACCTGAAGAGCATCCTGAGTCCGTGGGCCGTCAAGCGCCTGCACGAATACAACGGCGACATCCGCCAGTTCCGCGTGGTACGCCGCTTTCCGTCGATCCTGCGGCAGATCGGCATCGCCAAGACGGAACCGGGTGACGAGAACAACCAGGACATCTCGTCGCTCGTCGGCAAGGTCGATATTCGCAAGCTCGAGCAGTATGCGCAGGACGATGCCGATGCATACAGCTACTCGGGCGGCCTGTGCCTCGCGAACCAGGGCCTGCTCGAATTCGTCGAAATGTTCAAGGCGCCGATCAAGGTGCTGCACCCGCTGCTGACCGCGACGCAGGAAGGCAACTTCAAGGGTACCGAAGGTTTCGGCGCGATTCCGTTCGACGGGGTTATCCTCGCGCACTCGAACGAGTCCGAGTGGAAGGCGTTCCGCAACAACCGCAACAACGAGGCGCTGCTCGACCGGATCTTCGTCGTGAAGGTGCCGTACTGCCTGCGCGTGTCGGAAGAGTCGAAGATCTACGAGAAGCTGATCCGCAATTCGTCGCTGGCCGAAGCCGTGTGCGCGCCGGGCACGCTGAAGATGATGTCCCAGTTCTCGGTGCTGTCGCGCCTGCACGAGCCGGAGAACTCGAGCCTGTTCTCGAAGATGCAGGTGTATGACGGCGAAAACCTGAAGGACACCGATCCGAAGGCGAAGTCGTATCAGGAGTATCGCGACTACGCGGGCGTGGACGAAGGGATGACGGGCGTGTCGACACGCTTCGCGTTCAAGATCCTGTCGCGCGTGTTCAACTTCGATTCGAGCGAGGTCGCGGCCAACCCCGTGCATCTGATGTACGTGCTCGAACAGCAGATCGAACGCGAGCAGTTCCCGCCGGAGACCGAACAGAAGTACCTGTCGTTCGTGAAGGACGTGCTCGCGTCGCGCTACGCCGAGTTCATCGGCAAGGAGATCCAGACGGCCTACCTCGAGTCGTATTCGGAGTACGGGCAGAACATCTTCGACCGCTACGTCACGTATGCGGATTTCTGGATCCAGGATCAGGAATTCCGCGATCACGACACGGGCGAGAGCTTCGACCGCGCCGCGCTGAACGCGGAGCTGGAGAAGATCGAGAAGCCGGCCGGGATCAGCAATCCGAAGGATTACCGCAACGAAATCGTGAACTTCGTGTTGCGAGCGCGGGCGGCCAACGCCGGCAAGAACCCGGTCTGGACGAGCTACGAGAAGTTGCGCGTCGTGATCGAGAAGAAGATGTTCTCGAATACCGAGGAACTGTTGCCGGTCATTTCGTTCAACGCGAAGGGATCGGCGGAGGAGCAGCGCAAGCATGAGGACTTTGTGAACCGGATGGTCGCGAAGGGCTATACGCCGAAGCAGGTGAGGCTGCTTTGCGACTGGTACCTGCGCGTGCGCAAGTCGTCATGA
- a CDS encoding ABC transporter permease yields MTQPPVSQRDAGAQQSVTGRRARTLSGTRLGVSNYLGLAGALAAMIALFSTLSSHFLTYDTFSTIANQIPDLVVMSVGMTFVLIIAGIDLSVGSVLALAASMVSVAALKWQWGPLPAALIGIAVATVTGSLTGAITVGWRIPSFIVSLGVLEAARGVAYQLTNSRTAYIGDAFDFLSNPIALGISPAFLIAVAVMIAAQFVLTRTVFGRYLVGIGTNEEAVRLAGVNPRPYKILVFALMGALAGLASLFQISRLEAADPNAGVGLELQVIAAVVIGGTSLMGGRGSVISTFFGVLIISVLAAGLAQIGANEPTKRIITGAVIVVAVVLDTYRSRRARAR; encoded by the coding sequence ATGACCCAGCCCCCCGTATCCCAGAGGGACGCAGGCGCGCAACAGAGCGTGACGGGGCGCCGCGCGCGCACGCTGTCCGGCACGCGTCTGGGCGTGTCGAACTATCTCGGGCTCGCCGGCGCGCTCGCCGCGATGATCGCGCTGTTCTCGACGCTGAGCTCGCATTTCCTGACCTACGATACATTCAGCACGATCGCGAACCAGATCCCCGATCTCGTCGTGATGTCGGTCGGGATGACCTTCGTGCTGATCATCGCCGGGATCGACCTGTCGGTCGGCTCGGTGCTCGCGCTGGCCGCGTCGATGGTCAGCGTGGCCGCGCTGAAATGGCAGTGGGGGCCGCTGCCCGCCGCGCTGATCGGGATCGCGGTCGCGACGGTTACCGGCTCGCTGACGGGCGCGATCACGGTCGGCTGGCGGATTCCGTCGTTCATCGTGTCGCTCGGCGTGCTGGAGGCGGCACGCGGTGTCGCGTACCAGCTGACGAATTCGCGCACGGCCTACATCGGCGACGCGTTCGATTTCCTGTCGAACCCGATCGCGCTCGGCATCTCGCCGGCGTTCCTGATCGCCGTCGCGGTGATGATCGCGGCACAGTTCGTGCTGACGCGCACCGTGTTCGGGCGCTATCTCGTCGGGATCGGCACGAACGAGGAGGCCGTGCGGCTTGCCGGGGTTAACCCGCGGCCGTATAAAATCCTGGTATTCGCGTTGATGGGCGCGCTCGCGGGGCTCGCGTCGCTGTTCCAGATTTCGCGGCTCGAGGCGGCCGACCCGAACGCGGGCGTGGGCCTCGAGCTGCAGGTGATCGCGGCCGTCGTGATCGGCGGCACGAGCCTGATGGGCGGGCGCGGCTCGGTGATCAGCACGTTCTTCGGCGTGTTGATCATCTCCGTGCTGGCCGCCGGGCTTGCGCAGATCGGCGCAAACGAGCCGACCAAACGGATCATCACCGGGGCGGTGATCGTGGTGGCGGTCGTGCTCGATACGTATCGCAGCCGGCGCGCGCGCGCGCGGTAA
- a CDS encoding YeaH/YhbH family protein, whose translation MLHQIIDRRLAGKNKSIANRERFLRRVKNYIRRAVSDAVRDRSIKDIQSTQSITIPRKDIAEPNFRHGPGGRREYVHPGNEDYVRGDKIPRPQGGSGGGGSQASNEGEGQDDFVFELSRDEFMQYFFDDLELPRLVKTHLLTVPSWKNVRAGWSAEGTPNNIDVVRSLRSALGRRIALGSPLVNELRELEARLEAMKSDPEDRRAEIATLEAEIHHLKGRIWRIPFIDPFDLRYINRVKQPQPSSQAVMFCLMDVSGSMDEQRKDLAKRFFILLYLFLKRNYERIEVVFIRHHTRAEEVDEDTFFHSTESGGTVVSSALELMRKVMNERYSPTEWNIYGAQASDGDNWTDDSPKCRKMLEEDILTKTRYFAYIQVAPEEQNLWLEYAQLALSQPHLAMKKVESAADIYPVFRELFEKQVEMS comes from the coding sequence GTGCTTCATCAAATCATCGACCGCAGGCTGGCCGGCAAGAACAAGAGCATCGCCAACCGCGAACGCTTTCTGCGTCGCGTCAAGAACTACATTCGTCGTGCCGTGTCCGACGCGGTGCGCGACCGTAGCATCAAGGATATCCAGAGCACGCAAAGCATCACGATCCCCCGCAAGGACATCGCGGAGCCGAATTTCCGGCACGGGCCGGGCGGGCGTCGTGAATACGTGCACCCGGGCAACGAGGACTACGTGCGCGGCGACAAGATTCCGCGTCCGCAGGGCGGATCGGGCGGCGGCGGCAGTCAGGCGAGCAACGAGGGCGAAGGGCAGGACGACTTCGTGTTCGAGCTGTCCCGCGACGAATTCATGCAGTACTTCTTCGACGATCTCGAACTGCCGCGCCTCGTGAAGACGCACCTGCTCACGGTGCCGAGCTGGAAGAACGTGCGCGCGGGCTGGTCGGCGGAAGGCACGCCGAACAACATCGACGTCGTCCGTTCGCTGCGCAGCGCGCTCGGCCGGCGCATCGCGCTCGGCTCGCCGCTCGTCAACGAACTGCGCGAGCTCGAGGCCCGGCTCGAGGCAATGAAGAGCGATCCGGAAGACCGTCGCGCGGAAATCGCGACGCTCGAGGCCGAGATCCATCACCTGAAGGGGCGCATCTGGCGGATTCCGTTCATCGATCCGTTCGATTTGCGCTACATCAACCGCGTGAAGCAGCCGCAGCCGTCGAGCCAGGCCGTGATGTTCTGCCTGATGGACGTGTCGGGTTCGATGGACGAGCAGCGCAAGGATCTCGCGAAACGCTTCTTCATCCTCTTGTACCTGTTCCTCAAGCGCAACTACGAGCGCATCGAGGTCGTGTTCATCCGCCACCATACGCGCGCCGAGGAAGTCGACGAGGACACCTTCTTCCATTCGACCGAAAGCGGCGGCACGGTGGTATCGAGCGCGCTCGAGCTGATGCGCAAGGTGATGAACGAGCGCTACTCGCCGACCGAGTGGAACATCTACGGCGCGCAGGCGTCCGACGGCGACAACTGGACCGACGATTCGCCGAAGTGTCGCAAAATGCTGGAAGAGGATATCCTCACCAAGACGCGTTACTTCGCGTATATCCAGGTCGCACCGGAAGAGCAGAACCTGTGGCTGGAGTACGCGCAGCTCGCGTTGTCGCAACCGCATCTCGCGATGAAGAAAGTCGAATCGGCTGCCGACATTTACCCGGTGTTTCGCGAATTGTTCGAAAAGCAGGTGGAAATGTCATGA
- a CDS encoding LacI family DNA-binding transcriptional regulator yields MATIKDVAAMAGVSFTTVSHVVNNSRPVSADVRAKVEGAIRELHYVPSAVARSLKARSTATIGLVVPNSTNPYFAELARGIEDQCAANGYCVFFCNSDDDPVKQRNYVRVLQEKRIDGLIVASAGEDAVLAQTLADAHAPLVVVDRNIEGLAADLVQIDHERGAYLATRHLLELGHAKIGCITGPTDTAVSAMRVHGFIRAMAERGIDIVPGAIAESDFSCLGGYHAASRLFESVHPSAIFAGNDLMGVGALRAAAERAIRVPDDCSIIGFDDIEFSRYTYPALSTVGQSVRALGEMAAQTLIERIGGGSTAAPSRRRVVSPRLVLRESTAVYREPAVPGDRA; encoded by the coding sequence ATGGCGACGATCAAGGATGTGGCGGCGATGGCGGGTGTGTCGTTTACGACCGTCTCGCACGTGGTGAACAATTCGCGGCCGGTGTCCGCGGATGTGCGTGCGAAGGTCGAGGGCGCAATCCGCGAGCTGCACTACGTGCCGTCGGCCGTAGCGCGCTCGCTGAAGGCGCGCTCGACGGCGACCATCGGCCTCGTCGTGCCGAACAGCACGAATCCGTACTTCGCGGAGCTTGCGCGCGGCATCGAGGACCAGTGCGCGGCCAATGGCTATTGCGTGTTTTTCTGCAATTCGGACGACGATCCGGTGAAACAGCGCAACTACGTGCGCGTGCTGCAGGAAAAGCGCATCGACGGGCTGATCGTCGCGTCGGCCGGCGAGGACGCGGTGCTCGCGCAGACGCTCGCGGACGCGCATGCGCCGCTCGTCGTCGTCGATCGCAATATCGAGGGGCTCGCGGCCGACCTGGTGCAGATCGACCATGAACGCGGCGCCTACCTCGCGACGCGTCACCTGCTCGAACTCGGGCATGCGAAGATCGGCTGCATCACCGGGCCGACCGACACGGCCGTCAGCGCGATGCGCGTGCACGGCTTCATCCGCGCGATGGCCGAGCGCGGGATCGACATCGTGCCGGGCGCGATCGCGGAAAGCGACTTCTCGTGCCTCGGCGGCTATCACGCGGCGTCGCGGCTGTTCGAGTCGGTGCACCCCAGCGCGATTTTCGCGGGCAACGACCTGATGGGTGTCGGCGCGTTGCGCGCCGCGGCCGAGCGCGCGATACGCGTGCCGGACGACTGCTCGATCATCGGCTTCGACGACATCGAATTCTCCCGTTACACGTATCCGGCGCTGTCGACGGTCGGACAGTCGGTGCGCGCGCTCGGCGAAATGGCCGCGCAGACGCTCATCGAGCGGATCGGCGGCGGGTCGACGGCCGCACCGAGCCGTCGCCGCGTCGTGTCGCCGCGCCTCGTGCTGCGCGAATCGACGGCGGTCTACCGCGAGCCGGCTGTGCCCGGCGATCGCGCGTGA
- a CDS encoding MFS family transporter, with protein MDVQTDQAALSAHDTRRRVFAIVGASSGNLVEWFDFYIYSFCALYFAPAFFPSGNTTTQLLNTAGVFAAGFLMRPIGGWLFGRIADRHGRRAAMMISVLMMCAGSLVIAVLPTYAQIGALAPALLLVARLFQGLSVGGEYGTSATYMSEVALKGRRGFFASFQYVTLIGGQLCALLVLVILQQALSHDELKAWGWRIPFVCGAAAALISLYLRKSLDETSTSASRDKKDAGTIRGVWQHKGAFFTVVGFTAGGSLIFYTFTTYMQKYLVNTAGMNAKTASNVMTVALLVYMLLQPVFGSLSDKIGRRTSMILFGTFAVIGTVPLMHALKTVTSPVAAFVLITIALAIVSFYTSISGLIKAEMFPPEVRAMGVGLSYAVANAIFGGSAEYVALWFKSIGSEETFYWYVTVLCAISLIVSWRMRDPSKEGYLRHEP; from the coding sequence ATGGACGTCCAGACCGACCAAGCTGCGCTGTCCGCGCATGACACCCGGCGGCGCGTGTTCGCCATCGTCGGCGCCTCATCGGGCAACCTCGTCGAGTGGTTCGACTTCTACATCTACTCGTTCTGCGCGCTGTACTTCGCACCGGCGTTCTTCCCGAGCGGCAACACGACGACGCAGCTGCTGAACACGGCCGGTGTGTTCGCAGCCGGCTTCCTGATGCGTCCGATCGGCGGCTGGCTGTTCGGCCGCATCGCCGACCGTCACGGCCGCCGTGCGGCGATGATGATCTCGGTGCTGATGATGTGCGCCGGCTCGCTCGTGATCGCGGTGCTGCCGACCTATGCGCAGATCGGCGCGCTGGCGCCGGCGCTGCTGCTGGTCGCACGCCTGTTCCAGGGGTTGTCGGTGGGCGGCGAATACGGCACGAGCGCAACCTACATGAGCGAGGTCGCGCTGAAGGGGCGGCGCGGTTTCTTCGCGTCGTTCCAGTACGTGACGCTGATCGGCGGCCAGCTGTGTGCGCTGCTGGTGCTGGTGATCCTGCAGCAGGCGCTGTCGCACGACGAGCTGAAGGCGTGGGGCTGGCGCATTCCGTTCGTCTGCGGCGCGGCGGCCGCGCTGATCTCGCTGTACCTGCGCAAATCGCTCGACGAGACGTCGACGAGCGCATCGCGCGACAAGAAGGACGCCGGCACGATCCGCGGCGTGTGGCAGCACAAGGGCGCATTCTTCACGGTGGTCGGCTTCACGGCCGGCGGCTCGCTGATCTTCTACACGTTCACCACGTACATGCAGAAGTACCTGGTGAACACGGCGGGCATGAACGCGAAGACGGCCAGCAACGTGATGACCGTCGCGCTGCTCGTCTACATGCTGCTGCAGCCGGTGTTCGGCTCGCTGTCCGACAAGATCGGCCGCCGCACGTCGATGATCCTGTTCGGCACGTTCGCGGTGATCGGCACGGTGCCGCTGATGCATGCACTGAAGACCGTGACGAGCCCCGTGGCCGCGTTCGTGCTGATCACGATCGCGCTGGCGATCGTCAGCTTCTACACGTCGATCAGCGGCCTCATCAAGGCCGAGATGTTCCCGCCCGAAGTGCGCGCAATGGGCGTCGGCCTGTCGTATGCGGTTGCGAACGCGATCTTCGGCGGCTCGGCCGAGTACGTCGCGCTGTGGTTCAAGTCGATCGGCAGCGAGGAAACGTTCTACTGGTACGTGACCGTGCTGTGCGCGATCTCGCTGATCGTGTCGTGGCGGATGCGCGATCCGAGCAAGGAAGGGTATCTGCGTCACGAGCCGTGA